CCCTATGTATGGATAACGATATTCCACTGATTGTATTCTCTATTATGGAAGAAGGCAATATTAAAAGAGCAGTTATGGGTGAAAAAATCGGAACATTAGTAAGGGGGAAAAAATAATGCCAAAACAAGTCATTTCAAGTACAAAGGAAAGAATGGATAAAGCAATCCAAAGCTATTCACGTGAACTTGCAAGCATCCGTGCAGGAAGAGCTAATGCAGCCCTTCTAGATCGCATCAATGTGGATTACTACGGAGCGCCAACACCAGTAAACCAACTAGCTGGAATCAGCGTGCCGGAAGCAAGACTGCTTGTCATTCAGCCTTACGATAAATCAATTCTAGGTGAAATCGAAAAAGCTATTCTAAAATCAGATATTGGGTTAAACCCAACGAATGATGGTAATATCATTCGCCTGACTATCCCAATGCTTACAGAAGAACGCCGTAAAGAACTGGTTAAAAACGTTAAAAAAGAATCAGAAGAAGCGAAAATCGCTATCCGTAACATCCGCAGAGATGGGAATGACGATTTGAAAAAGCTTGAAAAGAACGGTGAAATCACAGAAGATGCTTTGCGTGGTTACAGTGATGATATTCAAAAGCTTACAGATGATTACATTACAAAAGTGGATGCATTGACAAAAGAGAAAGAAAAAGAAATTCTAGAGGTATAATAGAAAGTTTGCTGCCAAAAAGGGAAGCGAATTTGAATTTACCAAAGCCTTTTTCACTCTTTCTCTCGCTAAGGAAGATATAATGCAGACTTTAATGGTTGCATGCCAGAGATGAATTCAATTAAGATTTCGTAACCTCTCGGGTAGCCAGTGCTTTCTCATCTTATTCCAGTAATAAGGTAGCGTTAAAGCTTCTGGGCAAGAGGGTGCGTAAAAGACCCTGTTTTATATGCCTGAATGATTGGTTAGGGCTTTGTCTAAACTAAAGAACCCTCTATTATTAGGGGGTTTTTCGCTTTATTATAAGCTATTTGTATTTTTGGTTGCTTATGCAGTCTAGTTTCCTATAAGATATAAAGGGAACATTGTAAGCCTACCCTCACTGTTTTTGCGCATACAAGGAATGTGGATGTTTTTCTACTTATATAAGAAAAAGCTAAAGTAACATAAGAAGGATATAATTGATGTGAGAGGATCTACTTTGGAGGAACAATAGTATGTTTAACAAATTAAGGTTATGGAAGACGGGGACCACTACTAATACTCTCCAAGACCAGATAAGCAAAATAAAGCAGCAGAAAGTTCCGGAGCATGTCGCTATCATAATGGACGGCAATGGCAGATGGGCTAAAAAAAGAAAGCTGCCAAGGATAGCTGGCCATCATGAAGGAATGAAATGTGTCAAACGCATTACGAAGATGGCTGATGATTTGGGGATAAAAGTTTTGACCCTATATGCCTTTTCAACAGAAAATTGGAAACGGCCGAAAACGGAAGTTGATTATATCATGTCACTGCCTGAACAGTTTTTAGGAACCTTCTTGCCGGAGTTAATTGAGAAGAATGTTCGCGTGACTGCCATTGGATATAAAGAAAAGCTTCCGGAACATACCTTAAAAGCATTGGATAATGCAGTGGAAAAAACAAAAAATAATACTGGCTTGAATTTGAATTTCGCTTTGAACTATGGGAGCAGATCGGAAATTCTTCAAGCGGTAAGCAACATCGTAAAAGATTGTCAAAACGGAAGTATGGAAGCAATGGACATTACAGAAGAAGTCTTTTCATCTTATTTGATGACAGGCGGACTGAATGATCCGGATTTGCTGATTCGCACAAGCGGCGAAATCCGTATAAGCAACTTTATGCTGTGGCAGCTTGCCTATACAGAGCTTTGGTTCACAGATGTCCTCTGGCCGGATTTCAAAGAGGAGCATTTAATCGAAGCTATTGAAGTATTCCAAAGTCGCCAGCGGCGTTTTGGAGGAGTCTAATAAGGGTTGTGAATGTATGAAACAGAGAACTATTACAGGAGTGATTGCGGCAGCTATTTTTATCCTGTTTATCTTGCTTGGCGACATGCCATTGGTGCTGTTTACATTTTTAATTGCGGCCATTGGTTTATACGAGCTGCTGAAGATGAGAAAGCTTCCGCTTTTATCTTTTAGCGGCATTCTTTCCTTGCTGGTGACATGGATATTTATATTGCCAGATCAATACAGCGGTTTTCTAGCACATTGGAACTTGTCAAAAACAGAAATAGGCTTGCTTGCCATCATGCTTTATTTAAGCTATATGGTTGCATCTAAAAACAAATTTACTTTTGATGATGTCGGCTTTTCCGTCCTTTCTGTCCTTTATATGGGTGTCGGTTTTCATTTTTTTGTGCAAATTTCAAATAATGATCTGACTATCCTCGTTTACTCATTATTTATTATTTGGGCGACAGATTCAGGTGCTTATTTTATTGGACGAGCTATCGGAAAAAGGAAGCTTTGGCCGGAAATTAGTCCGAATAAGACTGTTGAAGGCTTTATCGGAGGCATTGTTTGTGCCGTTATCGTTTCAGTTCTATTTTATGTGTTTGGCTACATAGAATGGTCTATAATACCGTTTATTACAATCATCTTGTCTATTTTTGGACAAATTGGTGATTTGGCAGAATCTGCGCTTAAACGCCATTACGGTGTTAAAGATTCTGGTAAGATTCTTCCGGGACATGGCGGCATCCTGGATCGTTTTGACAGTTTACTGTTTGTTTGGCCGCTGCTGTATTTTATTTTAGATATAGTAGGTAAAATATAATCAGCATTTAAGTTTGAAAAATGCTGTGAATTTACGAATGAAGAAATATAGCAACATGGTCTGGGAGTGAGACAGTGAAACATATCAGTTTATTAGGTGCAACTGGTTCGGTAGGAACACAGACGTTGGATGTCATAAGAGAACATCCCGATAGCTTTAAGCTTGTCGCCTTTTCTTCAGGCAGAAATATAGAGCTGACAAGGCAGATCATCGCAGAATTCCAGCCAGCATTAGTATCGGTTACTGAAAAGGAAGACTGCGACAAATTAAAGGTTGAGTTTGCTAATACCAAGTTTACGTTTGGTCAGGAAGGTTTGGTAGAGGTAGCAGTCTTTGACAAGGCGGACATACTGGTGAATGCTGTGCTTGGAAGTGTCGGTTTATACCCTACTTTACAGGCAATTGAAGCAAAAAAGACAATTGCAATTGCCAATAAAGAAACATTGGTGACAGCTGGTCACTTGGTGATGGAAGCAGCGAAAAAGAATAATGTTCCCATCCTCCCTGTTGATAGTGAACATTCAGCTATTTATCAATGCTTGCAAGGTGAAAAAGAAAAAAATATTGAACGCTTAATCATAACAGCCTCAGGCGGCAGCTTCCGTGATTTATCGAGAGCAGACCTGCAGCATGTGACAGTAGAGGATGCCCTAAAGCATCCAAATTGGTCAATGGGTGCGAAAATCACGATTGATTCTGCAACAATGATGAATAAAGGCTTGGAGGTTATCGAGGCATTTTGGTTATTTGCATTGCCTTATGATCAAATTGATGTCTTATTACATAAGGAAAGCATCATCCACTCTATGGTCGAATTCCATGACAGCAGTGTCATTGCTCAGCTTGGCACACCAGACATGAAAGTGCCTATTCAATACGCGCTGACATATCCGGACCGCCTTCCCCTTCGATCGTCAGAACGTCTCGATCTTGCAAAAATCGGGAAACTGCATTTTCAGGAGATGGATCTTGAACGGTTCCGCTGTCTGCATTTCGCGATTGAAGCGGGCAAAGCCGGCGGTACGCTGCCAACCGTTTTAAATGCTGCCAATGAAGTGGCTGTTTCCAGGTTCTTGAAAGGGGAAATCAGCTTCTTGCAAATTGAAGAGCTGATTGAAAGAGCGTTGAACAATCATCGTCTTATCGCTAATCCAAGCCTTGCCATTATCCAAGAGGTTGATCAAGAAACGAGAAAAATTGCAAGCACACTTCTATAAAAAGGTGGTTATATATTGTATACAGTAGTTGCTTTTATTATCATTTTTGGTGCGTTAGTGTTTTTTCATGAGCTCGGACACTTCGTATTTGCAAAAAGGGCAGGTATCCTGTGCCGTGAATTTGCAATTGGATTCGGTCCAAAAGTCTTTTCTCAAAAGAGAGGAGAAACAACGTATACCATTCGTCTTCTTCCATTAGGCGGATTTGTCCGCATGGCTGGGGAAGACGCTGAAATGATTGAAATTAAAGCAGGACATCGGATTGGGCTGCTTTTTGGCAAAGATGGATCAGTGGAGAAAATCATTCTTAATAACAAAGAAAAGTATCCGAATGCAAGAATAATTAATGTTGAAGCTGCCGACCTAGATCACGATTTAACGATCAAAGGTTATGCAGAAGATGATATGAATGAAGAGCTGCAAGTATTCCGAATTCATAGAGAAGCGGTTATCATCGAAAATGGCATTGAAACACAAATTGCGCCATATGATCGTCAATTCAATAGTAAAACTCTATGGCAACGCACATTGGCTATCTTTGCAGGGCCGATGATGAACTTTGTTCTAGCTTTCGTTGTGTTTGTTATCATTGCTTTAACACAAGGAATGCCTTCCAATGAGCCGAAGCTTGGCAAATTGACAGAGGATGGTGTGGCAATCACTGCAGGCTTAAAAGAAGGAGATACTGTATTAAGTATTGACGGACAATCTGTTTCTTCTTGGGAGGATGTTGTCTCTATCATTCAGAAGAGCCCAGGTGAAGAGCTGGAGTTCCTGCTTGTCCGAAACGGGCAGGAAATGACTGTTGACGTTACGCCTAAAGAAACGGAAGTGGAAGACGGAGAAAAGATCGGATTAGTTGGTGTATACAGCCCGATGGAAAAATCCCCGTTAAAAGCATTCCAATACGGTGTAACAGAAACCTATACATGGACGAAAACGATCATTGGAGCAGTCGGTAAACTGGTAACAGGACAATTCTCCATCGATGCGTTAAGCGGACCTGTGGGAATCTATAAATCAACGGATACGGTCGCTCAATCAGGTATATACTCATTGATGAGATGGGCGGCTATCTTGAGCATTAACTTAGGTATCATGAACTTGCTGCCGCTGCCGGCTCTTGACGGCGGAAGATTGATCTTCTTTGCTATTGAGGCAATCAGAGGCAAGCCGATTGACAGGCATAAAGAAGGAATTGTTCACTTTGTTGGCTTTGCATTGCTGATGCTGCTAATGATTGTGGTAACGTGGAACGATATTCAGCGTTTCTTCCTTAAATAATCAATTAGTTAATCTGTGAATGGGTGAGGAGAAAATAGACCTCACCTTCATTCGTGATTTGTTTGAAAATAAAAATAGAGGTGCTAAATAATGAAGCAAAGTAAAATGTTAATCCCGACTTTAAGGGAAGTGCCAGCAGACGCAGAAATTAAAAGCCATCAGCTGCTTTTGCGCGCAGGCTATATCAGGCAGAATGCGAGCGGAATATATTCTTATTTGCCATTAGCAAATAAAGTGCTGAAAAAGATTGAACAAATTATCCGTGAAGAAATGGATAATTCAGGATCAGTCGAGCTGCTAATGCCTGCTATGCAACAAGCAGAACTTTGGCAAGAGTCTGGCAGATGGTATTCTTACGGACCAGAATTAATGCGTCTAAATGACCGTAATAATCGTGAATTCGCCCTCGGTGCAACACATGAGGAAGTAATCACAAGCCTAATTAGGGATGAAATTAAATCATATAAGCGTTTGCCTTTATCTCTTTATCAAATTCAAACGAAATTCAGAGATGAAAAGAGACCAAGATTCGGGATTTTACGTGGCCGTGAGTTCATCATGAAGGATGCTTATTCCTTCCACAGCTCTCACGAAAGTCTTGGGGAAGTGTATGATGCAATCTTCCAGGCATATTGCAATATTTTTGAAAGATGCGGTTTGAACTACCGTGCTGTTATTGCAGACAGCGGCGCTATGGGCGGAAAAGATACGCATGAATTTATGGCACTTTCCGATGTTGGAGAGGATACAATCGCTTATTCAACAGAATCAAACTATGCAGCTAATATTGAAATGGCACCAGTGCTTGCTGTATATGAAAAAGAGGATACACCTCAAGGCGAGCTTGAGAAGGTAAAAACAGAAAACGTTAAAACAATCGAGCAAGTTTCAGCTTTCTTGAATGTTTCAGAAAATAAATGCATCAAATCACTTCTATTTAAAGTGGACGACAAGCATGTACTTGTATTAGTTCGCGGAGATCATGAAGTGAACGATATTAAATTGAAAAACTTGCTTGAAGCATCAACTGTCGAGCTTGCTGATGCGTCCGAAACAAAGAATATTCTAGGCTGCAGTGTTGGTTCACTCGGACCAATCGGCGTTAAAGATGTGGAAGTAATTGCAGATAATGCGGTTCAATATGTTGTTAATGGTGTTTGCGGAGCAAATGAAGAAGACTATCATTATACGAATGTAAACCCAGAAAGAGACTTTGCTGTAAGTCAATATGCTGATTTGCGCTTCATTCAAGAAGGGGATGTTTCTCCAGATGGAAAAGGTACAATCGTGTTTGCAAAAGGAATTGAAGTTGGTCATGTCTTTAAACTAGGAACTCGCTACAGTGAAGCAATGGGTGCGAGCTATCTGGATGAAAATGGCCGTTCTCAGTCTATCATCATGGGCTGCTACGGTATCGGTGTGTCTAGAACAATGGCTGCAATCGTTGAGCAATTTAATGATGAGAGAGGCATCGTTTGGCCAAAAGCAATCGCACCATTCGATCTGCATCTGATTACAGTTAATGCTAAGGACGAAGCTCAAACAGAATTGACAGACAAGCTATATAATAGCTTGAAGCAAAACCGTTATGATGTGCTTGTTGATGATCGTGCGGAAAGAGCGGGAGTAAAGTTTGCAGATTCTGATTTAATCGGTTTGCCAATTCGTATTACTGTCGGCAAAAAAGCGGCAGAAGGAATTGTAGAACTGAAAGAAAGAAGCAGCGGCGAGGTTCATGAGGTTCATGTTGATAATCTGCTTGAGACTCTTGCAAAGCTTTCCAACTAAGTTTTACAGCTACAGCGACAAGCTGTAGCTTTTTTTATGGTGTAAATAGGCTGCCAACCGTTCTTTAAATTGCCAACATTTAAGCAGCCTTTTATTCAATAAGAAAAAATAGATTATGATATAATGTAGCTTGGTAGAGCACCAATAAAAGAAATATAGAAAAGTAAGGGGAGAACAAATGGCAGAAATAGAAGGGAAATTGGAACGATTTCAATTGCTATTGCAGCAGCTTCAATTAACAGATGATGCGATTGTTACCCATTTTCGTAACGCTAAAATAGATAAAATAGTCATTGAAAGAAAAGCGAAAAAATGGCATTTCCATTTCGCGTTTGAAAGCATTATTCCTTATAACATTTATCAATTGTTCACAACTAAACTTGTCAGCAATTTCGAGCATATTGCAACAGTGACATTCAATATAAATGTTCAATCAAGCCTTGCTGATGAAATACTTATAAGGGATTATTGGTCTGCATGTATTGAACAAATGCAGGGAATTGCACCGCCGCTCATTAAATTGCTTAATGAACAAGTGCCGAAAATTCAAGGCAACAAGTTGACGATAACAGTCAATAACGAAATGGAAGGACTGGCTATTAAGCGCAAATATGCTGATTTAATTTCAAATGCTTATCAGTATTTTGGTTTTCCAGCTATGATGATCGATACAGAAGTGGCAACTCAAGAGACGAATGACGCATATGCCCAGTTCCTTGAAGCGAAAAGACTGGAAGATCAAGAAAGAGGAAAACAGGCCATGCTTGATATTCAGAAGATGGAGGCTGACAAAGAAGCTGGCGATGCGAGCATTCCATCAGGTCCGCTTACAATCGGCTTAACAATTAAGGATGACAGCGACTACCGCCGACTTGAGGAAATTGTCGATGAAGAAAGACGAGTGACAATTGAAGGATACGTGTTCTTCGCAGAGACGAAGGAGCTTCGCAGCGGCAGAACATTGCTGACATTCAAGATTACCGACTACACTAGCTCCATCATGGTGAAGATGTTCTCAAGAGACAAGGAGGATGCAGCGTTATTCCAGCTTGTTAAAAAAGGAATGTGGCTAAGGGCGCGAGGCAGCATTCAGAACGACACCTTTGTCAGAGACTTAGTGATGATCGGGAATGACTTAAATGAAATAAAGCCAGTCGAAAGACAGGACACAGCTAAAGAAGGCGAAAAAAGAGTCGAGCTTCATCTCCATACTCCAATGAGCCAAATGGATGCTGTTTCCTCTGTTGGCGCGCTTGTCGGCCAGGCGAAAAAATGGGGTCATAAAGCGATTGCTATAACCGATCACGCAGTTGCCCAATCCTTTCCGGAAGCCTTTGGTGCCGGAAAGAAAAATGGCGTGAAAATCCTTTACGGAGTCGAAGTGAATCTAGTCGATGACGGTGTGCCGATTGCATATAACGAAAAGGATCTGCATTTAGAAGATGCAACATATGTCGTGTTTGACGTAGAGACAACTGGGTTATCTGCTGTTTACAATACAATCATTGAATTGGCAGCGGTGAAGATTCATAACGGAGAAATTATCGACCGCTTTGAATCATTTGCAGACCCTCATCACAGATTGTCGGCAACAACCATTAATCTGACTGGAATTACAGATGATATGGTCCAAGGTGCGCCAGAGATTGGTATCGTCCTGCGCAAATTCAAAGACTGGGCTGGAGACAGCATACTTGTTGCTCACAACGCTTCCTTTGATGTCGGATTTATTAATGTCGGCTATCAAAAGGCTGGAATGCCAAAATCAGATAATCCTGTCATTGATACATTGGAACTAGGAAGATTTTTGTATCCAGAGATGAAAAACCATCGATTGAACACACTTGCGAAAAAGTTTGATATTGAACTGACACAGCATCACCGTGCCATTTACGATGCAGAAGCAACGGGATATTTAGTGTTGAAAATGTTGAAGGATGCACAGGAAAAAGGCATCACCAATCATAATCAGCTTAATGAGAATATGGGGCAAGGCAATGCCTATCAAAGAGCCCGTCCGTATCATTGCACACTGCTAGCCCAAAATGATGTTGGTTTGAAAAACCTATTCAAGCTAGTCTCAATTTCTCACTTGAATTATTTCTACCGTGTGCCGCGCATACCGCGTTCTGTCCTGCAAAAGCACAGAGAAGGATTGCTTGTCGGCTCGGGCTGTGATAAAGGAGAAGTATTTGAGGCAATGATGCAAAAAGCGCCGGAAGAAGTGGAAAGTGTGGCGCCGTTTTATGATTATCTGGAAGTAATGCCGAAAGAAGTATATGCCCATTTAATTGAAATGGAGCTAGTACAAAATGAAAAGGCCCTTGAAGAAATCATCGGAAATATCACAAAGCTCGGTGAGAAACTTGATATACCTGTTGTCGCAACAGGAAATGTCCATTACCAAAACCCGAACGACAAAATTTACAGACAAATACTCGTCGGTTCTCAAGGCGGAGCTAACCCGCTGAACAGGCATAAACTTCCTGATGTTCATTTCAGGACTACAAATGAAATGCTTGACGGCTTCCGCTTTTTAGGAGAAGACAAAGCAAAGGAAATCGTCGTTGCCAACAGCAATAAGATTGCCGATATGATAGATGAAATCAAGCCGATTAAAGATGACTTGTACACACCGAAAATTGAAGGCGCAGATGAAGAAATGCGCGAAATGAGCTACAGCATGGCCCGAAGAATATACGGGGACGAATTGCCAGAAATCGTAGAGGCAAGGCTAGAGAAAGAGCTGAAAAGTATTATCGGCCATGGATTCGCCGTTATCTACTTGATTTCTCATAAACTGGTGAAGAAATCATTGGATGATGGATACTTGGTAGGATCACGTGGATCTGTCGGATCATCCTTCGTTGCCACAATGACCGAAATCACAGAGGTTAATCCGCTTCCGCCTCATTACGTTTGTACAAGCTGTAAGCAATCAGAATTCTTCAATGACGGATCAGTCGGTTCAGGCTTTGATTTGCCAGATAAGGACTGCCCGAATTGTGGAATTAGATATAAAAAAGACGGACATGATATTCCGTTTGAAACCTTCCTTGGGTTTAAAGGGGATAAGGTACCTGATATAGATTTGAACTTTTCCGGGGAATACCAACCAAAAGCCCATAACTATACAAAGGTGCTGTTTGGTGAGGAATATGTTTACCGTGCAGGAACGATAGGTACTGTCGCAGATAAGACAGCTTACGGATATGTTAAGGCGTATCAGCAGGATAATAACCTGCAAATTAGAGGTGCGGAAATTGATCGGCTTGCATCAGGCTGTACTGGTGTAAAACGTACTACAGGTCAGCATCCAGGGGGAATTATCGTAGTACCTGATTATATGGATATTTACGACTTTTCACCTATTCAATTCCCGGCAGATGATAGAAATTCTGAATGGAAAACGACTCACTTTGACTTCCATTCCATTCATGATAACCTACTTAAGCTTGATATACTTGGACACGATGATCCGACTGTTATCAGGATGCTACAGGATTTGAGCGGGATTGATCCGAAAACCATTCCGACAGATGATCCGGAAGTAATGAAAATCTTCAGCGGTACGGAGTCACTTGGTGTTACAGCGGAACAGATTAATTGCAAAACAGGTACTTTTGGAATACCAGAGTTCGGAACTAAATTCGTCCGACAAATGCTTGAGGATACAAAACCAACTACATTCTCAGAGCTTGTCCAAATCTCTGGACTTTCACATGGTACAGACGTTTGGCTCGGCAATGCACAAGAGCTTATCCACAATAATATCTGTAACCTGAGTGAAGTTATCGGCTGTCGTGATGACATCATGGTTTACCTGATATACCAAGGTTTAGACCCGGCATTTGCCTTTAAAATCATGGAAAGTGTCCGTAAAGGTAAAGGTCTAACTGATGAGATGGAAGAGGAAATGCGTAAAAATGAAGTGCCGGAATGGTACATTGATTCTTGTAAAAAGATAAAATATATGTTCCCGAAGGCGCATGCTGCGGCTTACGTCCTCATGGCCGTAAGGATTGCCTATTTTAAAGTGCATCTTCCGCTTCTTTACTATGCAGCATACTTCACAGTTAGAGCAGAAGATTTTGATGTAGACGCCATGGTGAAAGGCGCCCAAAGCATTAAAGCAGTTATAGATGAAATCAGCGGCAAAGGTCTTGATGCATCTACTAAGGAGAAAAACTTGCTTACAGTTATGGAGCTTGCTTTCGAAATGGTAGAGCGAGGATTCTCTTTCCAAAAAGTCGATTTATATAAATCAAGTGCTTCTGAATTCATTATTGAAGGAAATACTCTTATTCCGCCGTTTAACAGTATTCCAGGCCTTGGAACAAATGCGGCATTGAATATTGTGCGTTCAAGACAAGACGGCGAGTTTCTGTCTAAAGAAGATTTGCAACAGCGCGGAAAAGTGTCTAAAACTATCATGGAGTACTTGGATAACCATGGCTGCTTAGCTGACATGCCGGACCAAAACCAGCTGTCACTATTCTAAGACAGTTTGTTAATTTAGGGAAAAGGCAGGCGGAGCCTTGCTGTATCAGAGTTCTATTTGCATAAATAGTGCGGTTATGGTATAGTTTAGTTGGAAATACTAAAGATAACTTTCGCGAATGGAGAGTGGGGCAACCCACTCTTTCCTATTGTACGCACCTTTTTACGGGTGGTATTTTCTATTTGGAAAGCGAAAAATTATTAAACAGGTTAGACAAGAAAAGCATGCTTGAACAGTCTGCATTCTTGCCTCAATAATTGTTCCTTGCTTAAGGAGGGAAAAAGTTTGAGCAAAGTAACAGGGATAGTCGAAGAAATGGTTAACCCAATATTAGAAGATCTTAACTTAGAACTAGTTGACATTGAGTATGTAAAAGAAGGTCCTAACTACTTTTTGCGCGTCTTCATTGATAAGGACAATGGTGTAGATATTGATGAGTGTGCTGCGGTCAGCGAAAAGCTAAGCGAAAAACTGGATGAACTGGATCCGATTCCAGAAAACTATTTCCTAGAGGTTTCTTCTCCTGGTGCCGAAAGACCTTTGAAGAAGGATAAGGATTTCCAAAAGGCAATTGGGAAAAATGTACATATTAAAACATATGAACCGATTGACAACGAAAAAACCTTTGAAGGAATCCTTACAGGTTTTGATGGCAATGTTGTCACAGTAGAAGTGAAAATCAAAACTAGAAAAAAAACCATTGAAATTCCTTATGAGAAAGTTGCTAAAGCTAGGCTTGCAGTGAGCTTCTCGTAAGAAATACGAAGTGCTTTGGCAAAATTTTATAGCAAAGCACTTTTGCACTTATTTTATTTTTGCGTCAAGCCCTTAAACCTTCGACACTTAATAGTCAGGCCCGACTTCTAGTACTGACTCGTAAGTTGTTTGGTTTGGTCAAAGGGCTTCCGCTCTATATTTTCCGTTGAGGTTAAAGGGGGATACACTCTCATGAGCAGTGAATTAGTAGATGCTCTTGTATTGCTTGAGAAAGAAAAAGGAATTTCGCGTGATGTAATTATTGAGGCTATTGAAGCCGCACTTATTTCTGCATACCGCCGAAACTTCAATCAAGCACAAAATGTTCGCATAGATTTAAATTTAGGTTCAGGTACAATGCGTGTATTTGCACGTAAAGAAGTGGTGGATGAAGTTTTTGATCCGCGTTTGGAAATTTCATTGGAGGATGCTCAAAAGGTAAATCCAAACTATGAAGTGGAAGATGTCGTGGAACTGGAAGTGACTCCAAAGGACTTCGGCCGAATTGCTGCGCAAACAGCTAAACAAGTTGTTACACAGCGTGTTCGTGAAGCGGAAAGAGGAATCATCTATTCGGAATTCATCGACCGTGAAGAAGATATTATGACAGGTATTGTTCAGCGCCAAGACAGCAAGTTCATTTACGTGAGCTTAGGAAAAATCGAAGCGATTCTACCTGCAAATGAGCAGATGCCAAATGAATTTTACAAGCCTCATGATCGTATTAAAGTATTTTTGACGAAAGTTGAAAAAACAACAAAAGGTCCACAAATTTATGTGTCTAGAACACATCCTGGCTTGCTAAAAAGATTGTTTGAAATGGAAGTTCCAGAAATCTATGACGGCACTGTAGAAATTAAGTCTGTTGCTCGTGAAGCTGGTGACAGATCTAAAATCTCTGTACACTCTGAAAATGAAGAAGTAGATCCAGTAGGTTCATGTGTTGGCCCTAAGGGAACTCGTGTTCAGACAATTGTTAATGAACTTAAAGGGGAAAAAATCGATATCGTCCAATGGTCGCAAGATCCAAAGGTGTTTGTTGCTAATGCTCTAAGCCCATCTAAAGTGTTGGAAGTAATTGTAGATGAGGAAGAAAAAGCAACAACTGTTATCGTTCCTGATTATCAGCTTTCATTAGCAATCGGAAAAAGAGGTCAAAACGCTCGCCTTGCTGCTAAGCTGACTGGCTGGAAGATTGACATCAAATCTGAAACAGATGCAAGAGAAGCTGGGATTTATCCAACTGAAGCTTCGCTGTTAACGTTTGATGACAATGATGAGGAAGAAGAGGATTTTCGCTTAAACAGTGAAGATTTAGATTGATTGGGGTGAATGAGTGTGAACAGCAGAAAAAAAGTACCAATGCGCAAATGTGTTGCTACAGGTGA
This DNA window, taken from Niallia sp. Man26, encodes the following:
- the frr gene encoding ribosome recycling factor, with the translated sequence MPKQVISSTKERMDKAIQSYSRELASIRAGRANAALLDRINVDYYGAPTPVNQLAGISVPEARLLVIQPYDKSILGEIEKAILKSDIGLNPTNDGNIIRLTIPMLTEERRKELVKNVKKESEEAKIAIRNIRRDGNDDLKKLEKNGEITEDALRGYSDDIQKLTDDYITKVDALTKEKEKEILEV
- a CDS encoding isoprenyl transferase — protein: MFNKLRLWKTGTTTNTLQDQISKIKQQKVPEHVAIIMDGNGRWAKKRKLPRIAGHHEGMKCVKRITKMADDLGIKVLTLYAFSTENWKRPKTEVDYIMSLPEQFLGTFLPELIEKNVRVTAIGYKEKLPEHTLKALDNAVEKTKNNTGLNLNFALNYGSRSEILQAVSNIVKDCQNGSMEAMDITEEVFSSYLMTGGLNDPDLLIRTSGEIRISNFMLWQLAYTELWFTDVLWPDFKEEHLIEAIEVFQSRQRRFGGV
- a CDS encoding phosphatidate cytidylyltransferase; translation: MKQRTITGVIAAAIFILFILLGDMPLVLFTFLIAAIGLYELLKMRKLPLLSFSGILSLLVTWIFILPDQYSGFLAHWNLSKTEIGLLAIMLYLSYMVASKNKFTFDDVGFSVLSVLYMGVGFHFFVQISNNDLTILVYSLFIIWATDSGAYFIGRAIGKRKLWPEISPNKTVEGFIGGIVCAVIVSVLFYVFGYIEWSIIPFITIILSIFGQIGDLAESALKRHYGVKDSGKILPGHGGILDRFDSLLFVWPLLYFILDIVGKI
- the dxr gene encoding 1-deoxy-D-xylulose-5-phosphate reductoisomerase; its protein translation is MKHISLLGATGSVGTQTLDVIREHPDSFKLVAFSSGRNIELTRQIIAEFQPALVSVTEKEDCDKLKVEFANTKFTFGQEGLVEVAVFDKADILVNAVLGSVGLYPTLQAIEAKKTIAIANKETLVTAGHLVMEAAKKNNVPILPVDSEHSAIYQCLQGEKEKNIERLIITASGGSFRDLSRADLQHVTVEDALKHPNWSMGAKITIDSATMMNKGLEVIEAFWLFALPYDQIDVLLHKESIIHSMVEFHDSSVIAQLGTPDMKVPIQYALTYPDRLPLRSSERLDLAKIGKLHFQEMDLERFRCLHFAIEAGKAGGTLPTVLNAANEVAVSRFLKGEISFLQIEELIERALNNHRLIANPSLAIIQEVDQETRKIASTLL
- the rseP gene encoding RIP metalloprotease RseP, with translation MYTVVAFIIIFGALVFFHELGHFVFAKRAGILCREFAIGFGPKVFSQKRGETTYTIRLLPLGGFVRMAGEDAEMIEIKAGHRIGLLFGKDGSVEKIILNNKEKYPNARIINVEAADLDHDLTIKGYAEDDMNEELQVFRIHREAVIIENGIETQIAPYDRQFNSKTLWQRTLAIFAGPMMNFVLAFVVFVIIALTQGMPSNEPKLGKLTEDGVAITAGLKEGDTVLSIDGQSVSSWEDVVSIIQKSPGEELEFLLVRNGQEMTVDVTPKETEVEDGEKIGLVGVYSPMEKSPLKAFQYGVTETYTWTKTIIGAVGKLVTGQFSIDALSGPVGIYKSTDTVAQSGIYSLMRWAAILSINLGIMNLLPLPALDGGRLIFFAIEAIRGKPIDRHKEGIVHFVGFALLMLLMIVVTWNDIQRFFLK
- a CDS encoding proline--tRNA ligase is translated as MKQSKMLIPTLREVPADAEIKSHQLLLRAGYIRQNASGIYSYLPLANKVLKKIEQIIREEMDNSGSVELLMPAMQQAELWQESGRWYSYGPELMRLNDRNNREFALGATHEEVITSLIRDEIKSYKRLPLSLYQIQTKFRDEKRPRFGILRGREFIMKDAYSFHSSHESLGEVYDAIFQAYCNIFERCGLNYRAVIADSGAMGGKDTHEFMALSDVGEDTIAYSTESNYAANIEMAPVLAVYEKEDTPQGELEKVKTENVKTIEQVSAFLNVSENKCIKSLLFKVDDKHVLVLVRGDHEVNDIKLKNLLEASTVELADASETKNILGCSVGSLGPIGVKDVEVIADNAVQYVVNGVCGANEEDYHYTNVNPERDFAVSQYADLRFIQEGDVSPDGKGTIVFAKGIEVGHVFKLGTRYSEAMGASYLDENGRSQSIIMGCYGIGVSRTMAAIVEQFNDERGIVWPKAIAPFDLHLITVNAKDEAQTELTDKLYNSLKQNRYDVLVDDRAERAGVKFADSDLIGLPIRITVGKKAAEGIVELKERSSGEVHEVHVDNLLETLAKLSN